The nucleotide window CGCGCTCGCCGGTCTTGCCCTTCGGCAGGCCTTTGCCGCGTACGCGCAATTGCTGGCGGTCTTCGGTGCCAGCCGGGATGCGCAGCTTGATGGAGCCGTCGAGCGTGGGCACGATGACTTCCGCTCCAAGCACCGCCTCCCATGGGGCCACATCGAGTTCGTGGTGCAGGTCGGCCTCGCGCGTGGTGAAGTCGGGATGCGAGGCATGACGCACCCGCAGGTAGAGATCGCCCGCTTCTCCACCGTTGTGGCCCGGTTCGCCCTGGCCGGGCACGCGGATGCGGCGGCCATCGGTGGCTCCGGGCGGGATGCGCACCTCGAAGGTGTGCGTTTGCACCGCGCCGGTCTGTCGATTCACCGTTTGCAGCGAGATCGGACGCTGTGTGCCATGCATCGCTTCTTCCAACGTGACGAGGATGTCGCCCTCGATGTCATGACCGCGTCGGGCGCGGCCTTTGCCCGCACCGGTGGGGATGCCTTCATCAAAGCCCTGCGGAAAGCCGTAGCGGCTGCCACCGCTGAAGTACTGCTCGAAGAAATCGCTGAACCCGGTGCCGCCGAAGTGAACGTCCTGCTCGTGGGCGGCGGCAGCCTGAGGTTCCTGCCAGTTCGCGCCGAGCGTGTCATACTTTTTGCGCTTCTCCGGATCGCCGAGCACTTCGTTGGCCTCATTGATCTCCTTGAACTTCTCCTCGGCGGATTTTTTGTCCTTCGCGGTGTCAGGATGATACTGGCGGGCCAGCTTGCGAAAGGCCTTCTTGATGTCGTCAGCGCTAGCATCGCGCGCGACACCGAGCGTGGCATAGTAATCTTTGAACTGGGCGGGCATGGTTGGTGGGAAGAATGATGAGGACAGCCGCGCTGTCATCGCGAATCGCGTTTGGTGCGGCGGACTGCGCAAAATCGGCGCTGTCGCGCATAGCACAAGACCATGGACGTGCAGGCTGAACAGCCGTATTCCTTCAGCGTTCGAACGCTGGAGAGCCCTTTGAAGCCTGTGCCCCTCAAAATCCATGACCTCCGCCGAAGTCCAACCGCCGCGCGCCATTTGGCGTCAGGACGGCGTTGTGCAAATTCTTGAGCTGGCCGGGGACTGGCGTCGTGGCGGGGCTGAGGTGGTCGTCACGGGCACAGCACCGGATCGAGCTGTTGCTCGTTACCAGACAGAAGCGCTGGGCACTTTTGATTCCACCTTGCCAGCCTTCCTGCTCGCACACCTGCGCAGCCAGGTGAAGGACAACGGTATGGCGCCGCCGCTCGATGGGCTGCCAGTCAACCTGCGGGGCCTGTTGGAACTGGCGCTTGCGGTGCCCGAGGAAATTGTGGAACAAAACGCTGCTGGTAAATCCCCGGCCATGGTCAGGCTTGGCAGGTTTTCACTGAGGGCCTGGGCGAGCACGGTGGATGTCATTGAATTCGTGGGGAAATGCTCCCTTTCCCTTGGCAGGTTCATCACCGGACGTGCCCGCTTCCGCTCGAAAGATCTGTGGGTCTGCGTGCAGGAGTGCGGTGTTGAAGCGCTGCCGATTGTCACGCTCATCAGCTTTCTCATCGGCATGATTCTAGCTTTTGTCGGCAATGCGCAGCTCACCAATTTCGGTGCGAACCTCCTCGTTGCTGATCTGGTCGCCATAGCGATGGTGCGTGAGATGGGCGTGGTGATGACCGCCATCATCATGAGCGGTCGCACGGGTGCCGCTTTCGCTGCGCACATCGGCAGCATGAAGTCCAATGAGGAGATCGACGCGCTGCGTACATCCGGTTTTGATCCCTTTGACTTCCTGGTGCTGCCACGGCTGCTGGCGCTGGTGCTGATGATGCCTTTGCTCACAGTCTATTCGAACGCCGTCGGCATTCTTGGCGGCATGATGGTGGGCTCGTTTGTCGGCATTCCGGCGGTGTTGTTTTGGAATGAAACACTTCTGTCGATCAATCTCACGAACTCCTCGCTTGGCGTCATCAAGAGCGTCTTCTTCGGCGCCACTATTGCGATCAGTGGCTGCATGCAGGGGATGCGTGCAGGCAAATCTTCCGCCGCAGTGGGCGAGGCCACCACGCATGCCATTGTGGCGGCCATCACATGGATCGTCGTGCTCGACTCCGCCTTCGCCGCCATCTTCACCCTGCTCAACATCTGACCATGACTGCTAAAATCAGTGTGCATGATCTCACCATGTCCTACGGACCATTGGTGGTGATGCGTGACCTGGAGTTCGAGATCCAGGACAAGGAGATCTTCGTCATAATGGGCGGCAGCGGTTGTGGCAAGAGCACCCTGCTGCGACACCTTGTCGGACTCACGGAACCTGCCAAGGGCCGCATTCTCTATGATGGCGAGGACTTCACTGCTGCGAGGGACGACGAGCGCGGCAAGTTTATCCGTCGCTTCGGTGTCATGTATCAATGGGGCGCGTTGTGGTCATCGCTCACACTGGGGGAGAACATCTCCATGCTCATCGAGGAGGCAGGCAAGCTGCCCGCCAAGACCGTGCGCGATCTCGTGGCCTACAAGCTCGCGCTCGTCGGACTGGCCGGCTATGAGGACTACTATCCTGCGCAGATGAGCGGCGGCATGAAGAAGCGTGCCGGCATCGCAAGGGCGATGGCGCTCGATCCTGACATTCTCTTTCTCGACGAACCTGGAGGCGGGCTTGATCCGCTGAGCTCCAAACGGCTGGACGATCTGATCCTGCGCCTGCGAGACAGCCAGGGCTGCACCATCGTCATCGTCACGCACGAGCTGGCGAGCATCTTTGGCATTGCGGACAACGCGTTGTTCCTTGATCCTGCCACGCACATGCAAGGAGCTCTAGGCAACCCCAAACACCTGCGCGATCATTCTGACAACCCTGCGGTGCGGCTCTTTTTGAATCGCGGCACCCCCCCCAACCCGCCGACATGAGCAAGAACGCCAGCCCTACTCTGATCGGACTGTTCACCCTTGGCGGCTTGGTGCTTGCTGGCACGGCCCTTGTGCTGCTCGGTGCTGGCAAATTTTTCGAGAAGACCACCAACGTCATGCTCTACTTCGACAAAAGCGCCGACGGTCTGCTCGTCGGCTCTGAAGTCCGTTTCGGCGGCGTGCGCATCGGACGCGTGAGTTCCATCAATGTGCTCGTCGACCCCAAGGAGAACCGCAAGATCATCCCCATCCTTGTTGAGCTGTCCACCAAGCAGCTTGCTGCAGTGGGAGCGACGATCGGAGGCGGCATCGATTTCACCACCGATGCAGGCGTGCAAAAAGCCGTGTCCAGCGGCCTGCGAGCACGCATGAAGCAGATGAGCTTCGTGACGGGGCAGATGAACA belongs to Prosthecobacter sp. and includes:
- a CDS encoding J domain-containing protein; translated protein: MPAQFKDYYATLGVARDASADDIKKAFRKLARQYHPDTAKDKKSAEEKFKEINEANEVLGDPEKRKKYDTLGANWQEPQAAAAHEQDVHFGGTGFSDFFEQYFSGGSRYGFPQGFDEGIPTGAGKGRARRGHDIEGDILVTLEEAMHGTQRPISLQTVNRQTGAVQTHTFEVRIPPGATDGRRIRVPGQGEPGHNGGEAGDLYLRVRHASHPDFTTREADLHHELDVAPWEAVLGAEVIVPTLDGSIKLRIPAGTEDRQQLRVRGKGLPKGKTGERGDFFVTINVVLPTQVSDDERKLWEQLRNASTFKPRA
- a CDS encoding ATP-binding cassette domain-containing protein — translated: MTAKISVHDLTMSYGPLVVMRDLEFEIQDKEIFVIMGGSGCGKSTLLRHLVGLTEPAKGRILYDGEDFTAARDDERGKFIRRFGVMYQWGALWSSLTLGENISMLIEEAGKLPAKTVRDLVAYKLALVGLAGYEDYYPAQMSGGMKKRAGIARAMALDPDILFLDEPGGGLDPLSSKRLDDLILRLRDSQGCTIVIVTHELASIFGIADNALFLDPATHMQGALGNPKHLRDHSDNPAVRLFLNRGTPPNPPT
- a CDS encoding ABC transporter permease, with product MTSAEVQPPRAIWRQDGVVQILELAGDWRRGGAEVVVTGTAPDRAVARYQTEALGTFDSTLPAFLLAHLRSQVKDNGMAPPLDGLPVNLRGLLELALAVPEEIVEQNAAGKSPAMVRLGRFSLRAWASTVDVIEFVGKCSLSLGRFITGRARFRSKDLWVCVQECGVEALPIVTLISFLIGMILAFVGNAQLTNFGANLLVADLVAIAMVREMGVVMTAIIMSGRTGAAFAAHIGSMKSNEEIDALRTSGFDPFDFLVLPRLLALVLMMPLLTVYSNAVGILGGMMVGSFVGIPAVLFWNETLLSINLTNSSLGVIKSVFFGATIAISGCMQGMRAGKSSAAVGEATTHAIVAAITWIVVLDSAFAAIFTLLNI